TCATAAGGTAGACCGTACTGAGCTAAAATTGCATGAATCTCTGTGTCATGTTCACCCGGATCACCCAGTATCTCTTTAACGCGACCATTAGGCGAGTCTTGTTTGTCATTCCATTCCACAAATTCTACAAGTACCACTTGACCATCTTTGGCACCATTGATCTGACGACCGGGAATAAAGAAATCTGTAGTGATTTTAGGGTCGGTTACTTTAACAAATGCAAATTTTTCAAGCACCTCGATCTCACCAACAAATTCTGTCTTGTTGCGCTTAATTACCTTAGTGATCTCTCCCTCTGGTTGCTGTCCCCTGCGGCGGTGGTACACATATACTTCTACTTCATCGCCATGCAATGCCTGGCCTACACTACGTTTAGGGACCATGATATCTTCCTGGAGCTCGTTTGTGATGACGTAACCAGTACCACGAGAACTTATATCTATAGTACCGGTGTAATAATCGATGGCTTTAATGATCTTGAACTTACCTCGATCAACTTCTTCAATTTTGCCTTTCGCTTTGAGCTGGTGTAACTTTTTTATTACTTGGTTCCGGCCACTGGAATCTGTGATCGATAGCTTGCCACAGACCTGTTTATAGTTGAAATTCTTATTTGGATCTTGTTTTAAAACGTTAAGTACACTCTGGGAGAGGTTCTTGAACTTAGTCTTAGACTTTCTATTTTTCTTTTTTTTCATATGAATCAAAGTTACAGGAAAGAAACCTGATAAAACACCTTAATAGGAAAGCTTAAGAATTTCAATTAGATTTACTTATGACCATATCAAAATTCAATAACGCAAAGAAAACATCTCGTTAACACAGTATTAAGAAAATAGTATAACTTTGTAGCCGTTATCTCGTCCTTTAGATAGATTGCTATGAAGGTTAAAAATTCCTACTACACGACACTTTTGTTCATGGTCATTTTTGCCGTGGGCATTCTGGTTTTGTATATTCTTACCCGAGATATTCTCAGCAATTCAAGTGCAGCTCTCGATGAGCTACCTTCCAGCGCTATAACTGCGATGGCTTAAGTTTTACTCCCTATTCAATTTTAAATAGCCTTACAAAATTTGAAAGCATAATTGCTTTTGATTACTTGCTAGGTGTTATCGTTATCAACACTTATAAACACATAATTTCTTTTCTTCTTTTTTAAAAAAAATAAAATGATGATTATGATATGCTGTGAATTGCGGTAAAAAATCTCGGTGAAAAATTTGGATTTCTTTAAGAATTGAAGTTATCCAATTTTATTGACATGTTATCTCAATGTTATATCACTGTAAAGTAGATTATTATCATTTTTACCTTGAGTTTCTCAACAGTTATTCAATTCTTCTATTCACAGTAGATTGTTCAGAAGCATCATGATCTGGTCATGTTAATTACAGTGTGAAACTACCTCATAACTTTTTTTCAAATAAGTGAGTTATTTTTTGGTGATCTTAAAGATTTGATCAATGGTAAAAAGCTTTCAATATTCAAAATCTTTTTTATGATCACTTATTCACACCTTATCGGCTACTCATAAAATGTAAAAAGTATGAGTTGTTAATAACCTAGTTTTACCGTTCAAACCCATTACTTTTGTGAAAAAGCAAAACTTATGAAGATAAGTCTAGGTAATGATCACGCCGGTCCAGATTACAAAAAAGCTATTGTAGAGACGTTAGAAAAAAGAGGCTATCAAGTAAACAATCATGGTACTGATTCTTCTGAAAGTGTAGATTATCCAGATTTTGCTCATCTTGTGGCTCAAGATGTAGAAAATGGAGTTGCTGATCTAGGCGTAGTTATATGTGGTAGCGCTCAAGGAGTTTCCATGACAGTAAATAAGTACTCTGAAGTACGTGGAGCTGTATGCTGGAACAAGGAGATTGCAGAACTTTCTAGAGAACACAATAATGCCAATGTTATTTGCATACCTGCACGATTTACATCAATTCCACAGGCTGTTAGTATGGTGGAAACTTTTTTAGATACTGATTTTGCAGGTGGTAGGCATGAACGCAGGGTAGGAAAAATTTCTCGTTAGTAAGTTGTATTTGTTCTCGCTTTCGCGAAAGCGGAATTATCAAATTCATGAACAGAAAGGAACTTGAACAGGAATATATAAATCTAGGGAACGTGTTGTCGACGTATTATCCCAATAAAAGTTTCCAAAACCACTGTTACTGGCGCATAGCACTAGATAATACTCTACATGAGCAATGGAATAAACAAATAAGCTCGCCAGCTTATAAGAATTTGACCGACGAGCAACTTGTAAATACTATAGATTTATTAAGACTATATATTAAGGACGAGGAATTACTTGAAAAACACAATCGACTGTCCTTGATATATAGAGGGAAAATTAGTGTTTCTTAAATTTAAGTTTTTCAGATCTTCCCTTTTTAAATATGTTATTGCTGTTATAATACCCGGCGCGCAATCTCTTTTGTTCTTCAGCGGGTAGTTTTATGATATCCTGACACTCGTTGCTGCAACAACTATCATATTGTTTTTTACATTCCTCACACTGTATGAAAAGTAAATGGCAAGCATCGTTCTCACAGTTTGTATGAGTATCGCATGGAGCGCCACACTGGTGACAGTTTGCTATAACCTCATCCCCTATGCGTTCTGAAAGACGGTGATCAAAGACGAAGTTTTTACCTCTGAATTTATTTTCAAGACCCTTTTCAGTCACCTGTCTGTGGTATTCAATAATTCCCCCTTCAAGCTGATATACATTTTCAAAACCGCGGTGCTTGTAGTAAGCACTAGCTTTCTCACATCGTATACCACCGGTACAGTACATAACCAGTTTTTTCCTAGATTTATGTTCTTCAATTTCCTTTTCAATGATAGGTAAGCTTTCGCGAAAGGTGTCTACATCAGGCGTCCAGGCATTTTTAAAATGACCGATTTCAGTTTCGTAGTGGTTGCGCATATCTACCAGTATGGTATCTGGATCGTCGATAAGATTATTGAACTCCATCGCATCTACGTGTTTACCTTTATTGGTCACATCAAAGGTGGAATCGTCAAGACCATCAGCGACAATTTTAGGTCTTACTTTGACTTTAAGTTTTAGGAAACTCTCATCATCTTGTTCTCGTGCTATGTTGAGACGAACATTTTTAAGGAAATGTATTCCGTCTAAAAATTCTTTGAATTCTTCAAAGCGATCAGCTGGTATGGAAAGCTGGGCATTGATACCTTCATGAGCGACATAAATACGGCCTAAAACTTCTAATTGATCAAAAGCAATAAAAAGATGGTTTCTAAAAAGTTCTGGATTACCTAAGTGCGTATACTGATAGAAGGAAATAGTAAGGCGCTCCTTACCTGATTCCCTTATTAATTCTCTACGTTCTTCAGCACTTAATTTATTATACAGTTGCATGCTATATGTAATTAAGATTTGAGGCGACAAAGATAGTTTGTTCTCATAAGTAACCAAAAGTGGTAATAGAAACACTTTAACGATGGAATATGTATTTTATCTAATAGTTAATAGCTAGTTAATAAAAGTTTAATGAAATACTTACATTCAGCATCTTAAAATCCTAACGTTAAACTTAAATCTCTCTTATATGAAAATTAGATTACTCTATTGTATGATGATTTGCACCGCCTATCTGGCAACAGGGCAAATCATAAATGAAGACTTCAATGGAAGCGCAATTCCCGCGGGATGGACTACCCAGCAAGTAGCTGGTACTGCAAACTGGGAATTTGGTTCGGGTGATATGCCTAC
This genomic interval from Nonlabens spongiae contains the following:
- the rpiB gene encoding ribose 5-phosphate isomerase B, which encodes MKISLGNDHAGPDYKKAIVETLEKRGYQVNNHGTDSSESVDYPDFAHLVAQDVENGVADLGVVICGSAQGVSMTVNKYSEVRGAVCWNKEIAELSREHNNANVICIPARFTSIPQAVSMVETFLDTDFAGGRHERRVGKISR
- the trhO gene encoding oxygen-dependent tRNA uridine(34) hydroxylase TrhO — its product is MQLYNKLSAEERRELIRESGKERLTISFYQYTHLGNPELFRNHLFIAFDQLEVLGRIYVAHEGINAQLSIPADRFEEFKEFLDGIHFLKNVRLNIAREQDDESFLKLKVKVRPKIVADGLDDSTFDVTNKGKHVDAMEFNNLIDDPDTILVDMRNHYETEIGHFKNAWTPDVDTFRESLPIIEKEIEEHKSRKKLVMYCTGGIRCEKASAYYKHRGFENVYQLEGGIIEYHRQVTEKGLENKFRGKNFVFDHRLSERIGDEVIANCHQCGAPCDTHTNCENDACHLLFIQCEECKKQYDSCCSNECQDIIKLPAEEQKRLRAGYYNSNNIFKKGRSEKLKFKKH
- a CDS encoding acetyltransferase, producing the protein MNRKELEQEYINLGNVLSTYYPNKSFQNHCYWRIALDNTLHEQWNKQISSPAYKNLTDEQLVNTIDLLRLYIKDEELLEKHNRLSLIYRGKISVS